The genomic DNA GCATCTACCTGGAGCGGGTGGCCAAGCTGGTCGACGCCCGGGACCCGGACCCGCGGGCATCCCACGTCCTGCAGACCTGGGCAGAGGTGCTCGACCTGCTCGAACGCGATCCGATGGAATGCGCCGAAATCCTGGACTGGCCTGCCAAGCTGCGGTTGCTCGAGGGCTTCCGCCGCCGCGAGAACCTGGCGTGGTCGGCGCCCCGGCTGCAGCTCGTCGACCTGCAGTACTCCGACGTGCGACTGGACAAGGGGCTCTACAACCGGCTGGTCGCCCGCGGGTCGATGAAGCGGCTCGTCACCGAGCAGCAGGTCATCGACGCCGTCGACAACCCGCCCACCGACACCCGGGCGTACTTCCGCGGTGAGTGCCTGCGCCGCTTCGGCGCCGACATCGCCGCCGCGAGTTGGGACTCGGTGATCTTCGACCTGGGTGGCGACTCGCTGGTGCGGATTCCCACGCTCGAGCCGCTGCGCGGAAGCAAGGCGCACGTCGGGGCGTTGCTCGATTCGGTGGACAGCGCCGCGGAACTCGTCGAGCAACTCACGAACTAAGCGGGCACACCATCCCGGCTCGTGTGGCAGGGGACCGGTAGTGTGGTGTGACTGACGGGCAGCTGTGAGTCCGTCGCAAAGACGCAGGAGGCAGCGGTGGCTCAGGAGCAGACCAAGCGCGGTGGTGGTGGCGGCGATGACGACGACGCCACCGGCAGCACGTCAGCAGGCCAGGAGCGTCGCGAGAAGCTGACTGAGGAGACCGACGACCTCCTCGACGAGATCGACGACGTCCTCGAGGAGAACGCCGAGGACTTCGTGCGCGCCTACGTTCAAAAGGGTGGCCAGTGACCTGGTCGAATCGCGACAGGCAAGCCATCAACCCCTCGATCTCCGGGCTTCCCGGAGCGCCATCGCTACAGGTGGATTCATCGTCGTTCTCCGAACTGCTGCGTAGGCAGGCGCCGCACTTGCTGCCTGCCTCGGGCCCGGCCGATGGCTCGCCGTCGCCGACGAACGCGGTGCCGCACGGCACCACGATCGTCGCGCTGAAGTTCCCCGGTGGCGTGCTGATCGCCGGTGACCGCCGGTCCACGCAGGGCAACATGATCGCCGGACGCGACGTGCAGAAGGTCTACGTGACCGACGACTACACGGCCACCGGCATCGCGGGTACCGCTGCCATCGCCGTCGAGTTCGCCCGGTTGTACGCCGTCGAACTCGAGCACTACGAGAAGCTCGAAGGCGTTCCGCTGACGTTCGCGGGCAAGGTCAACCGACTCGCGATCATGGTGCGCGGCAACCTCGGTGCCGCGTTGCAGGGCTTCATCGCCCTGCCGCTGCTCGTCGGCTTCGACCTCGACGACAAGGAGCCTGCCGCGGCGGGCCGCATCGTGTCGTTCGACGCCGCGGGTGGGTGGAAC from Mycolicibacterium arabiense includes the following:
- a CDS encoding ubiquitin-like protein Pup, which produces MAQEQTKRGGGGGDDDDATGSTSAGQERREKLTEETDDLLDEIDDVLEENAEDFVRAYVQKGGQ
- the prcB gene encoding proteasome subunit beta: MNPSISGLPGAPSLQVDSSSFSELLRRQAPHLLPASGPADGSPSPTNAVPHGTTIVALKFPGGVLIAGDRRSTQGNMIAGRDVQKVYVTDDYTATGIAGTAAIAVEFARLYAVELEHYEKLEGVPLTFAGKVNRLAIMVRGNLGAALQGFIALPLLVGFDLDDKEPAAAGRIVSFDAAGGWNVEVEGYQSVGSGSIFAKSSIKKLYSRVTDAESALRVAVEALYDAADDDSATGGPDLVRGIYPTAVVIGADGAEEIAEERIARLAREVIESRSRADTFGPDSANHPGEVDL